Proteins from one Coffea arabica cultivar ET-39 chromosome 8c, Coffea Arabica ET-39 HiFi, whole genome shotgun sequence genomic window:
- the LOC113707483 gene encoding probable DEAD-box ATP-dependent RNA helicase 48 isoform X3, with protein MHSSSIFLRRRPKPPPSLHHSLAFLRFMGGGPRTFPGGLNKWQWKRMHEKKAREKEKRLLDHEKQIYQARIRSEIRAKLSAASQKPNSVSHPDQPGPNYGPVSPQEHIKALADRFMKEGAEDLWNEADGPIRAPAPREMANKRVIGEPIDLRKLISRKSAFADNCSADESRNPKSLGDLSSTARKFSSGGALGSVGLGYNLTGYCGHGFLMNSNNWLISRRISSYTAGLMKGGLDLMCDHGSQISVNMDGLSRVRCYSVDTISNKGESFARNQRSKSKEGSDSKGSLVSSRGSGRVRWPRFHTNRNVINSSDDESDDDDYYKNDSDDEDKTAEDRRSWGNGRRNASSAALGKYDVKIKKKRVPLNALEQEDDLSQQVEMIRREVVKRSLEKQRGEGKSEEETIYSSKRFDEYDISPLTVKALNAAGYVQMTRVQEATLSTCLQGRHAKTGNDALVKARTGTGKSAAFLLPAIETVIKASSNSTNQRTTPVYVLILCPTRELASQIAAEATVLLKYHDGIGVQTLIGGTRFKVDQRRLESEPCQIIVATPGRLLDHIENKSGFSLRLMGLKMLILDEADHLLDLGFRKDMEKIVDCLPRKRQSLLFSATIPREVKQSYLVAPHEQHLEIVYNLMQGHISNVPDYKVIVFCTTAMMTSLMYALLREMKMDVREIHSRKPQIYRTRISDEFKEAKRLILITSDVSARGMNYPDVTLVIQVGLPSDREQYIHRLGRTGREGKEGEGILLLAPWEDYFLDDVRDLPLEKCSSPQLDPDVNVKIEACLTKIDHGVKEAAYHAWLGYYNSIREIGRDKTTLAELANEFCKSIGLQKPPALFRKTALKMGLKDVPGIRIQK; from the exons ATGCATTCCTCTTCCATTTTCCTTCGCAGGCGTCCAAAGCCCCCGCCATCTCTTCACCACAGCCTCGCTTTCCTCCGCTTCATGGGCGGAGGCCCCCGGACATTTCCCGGAGGATTAAACAAATGGCAGTGGAAGCGCATGCACGAGAAGAAGgccagagaaaaagaaaaacgccTCCTCGATCACGAAAAGCAAATTTACCAGGCCCGTATCCGTTCTGAAATCAGGGCTAAACTCTCTGCTGCTTCCCAGAAGCCCAATTCTGTTTCCCACCCGGATCAGCCCGGACCCAATTATGGCCCGGTATCGCCTCAAGAACATATTAAAGCTCTGGCTGATCGGTTCATGAAAGAAGGTGCTGAGGATTTGTGGAATGAAGCTGATGGCCCGATTAGAGCTCCGGCGCCTCGAGAAATGGCAAATAAGAGAGTTATTGGTGAGCCCATTGATTTACGGAAATTAATTTCGAGAAAATCTGCTTTTGCTGATAATTGTAGTGCTGATGAAAGTAGAAATCCGAAGTCTTTGGGTGATCTTTCTTCGACGGCTCGAAAGTTTTCGAGCGGTGGTGCTTTGGGTTCAGTGGGATTGGGATATAATTTAACGGGTTATTGTGGACATGGATTTTTGATGAACTCGAATAATTGGTTAATTAGTAGGCGCATTTCGAGTTACACAGCGGGATTGATGAAGGGGGGATTGGACCTAATGTGTGATCATGGAAGTCAGATTTCGGTGAATATGGATGGTTTGTCGAGAGTGAGGTGTTATTCTGTGGATACAATTAGTAACAAAGGAGAAAGTTTTGCTAGAAACCAGAGGTCAAAAAGCAAGGAAGGCTCAGATTCTAAGGGGAGTTTGGTTAGCTCTAGAGGTAGCGGGAGAGTGAGGTGGCCGAGATTTCACACCAACAGGAATGTGATAAATTCATCAGAtgatgaaagtgatgatgatgattattATAAAAATGATAGTGATGATGAGGATAAGACTGCTGAAGACAGGAGAAGTTGGGGTAATGGGAGGAGAAATGCAAGCAGTGCTGCATTAGGGAAGTATGATGTGAAGATAAAGAAGAAGCGAGTGCCCTTGAATGCTTTGGAACAAGAGGATGATTTGTCACAGCAGGTGGAGATGATTCGTAGGGAGGTTGTTAAGAGGAGTTTGGAGAAGCAGCGTGGAGAGGGAAAAAGTGAAGAGGAGACAATATATAGTTCCAAAAG GTTTGATGAGTATGACATCTCTCCTTTGACAGTCAAGGCACTCAATGCAGCGGGTTATGTGCAAATGACCAGGGTTCAGGAGGCTACACTTTCCACTTGCCTTCAAGGTAGGCATGCAAAAACAG GCAATGATGCTTTGGTTAAAGCTAGAACTGGAACTGGAAAAAGTGCTGCATTTTTG CTTCCTGCTATTGAAACAGTTATAAAGGCGTCAAGCAACAGCACGAACCAACGGACCACTCCAGTATACGTTCTCATTCTCTGTCCAACACGAGAACTTGCAAGCCAAATAGCTGCAGAAGCTACTGTACTGCTGAAGTACCATGATGGCATTGGCGTGCAGACACTAATTGGAGGAACACGCTTTAAAGTTGATCAGAGACGCTTGGAGTCAGAGCCATGTCAG ATTATAGTTGCAACTCCTGGCAGATTGTTGGATCATATAGAGAACAAGTCTGGATTCTCTTTGCGCTTAATGGGATTGAAGATGCTTATCCTTGATGAAGCAGACCATTTGTTGGACCTTGGTTTCAGGAAAGACATGGAGAAAATCGTGGATTGTTTACCTCGAAAGAGACAGTCTTTACTGTTTTCAGCCACAATTCCGAGGGAG GTAAAGCAATCTTATCTTGTTGCACCACATGAACAGCATCTCGAAATTGTATACAATCTTATGCAGGGACACATCTCCAATGTGCCTGATTATAAG GTTATTGTTTTCTGTACAACAGCAATGATGACATCCCTCATGTATGCACTTTTAAGAGAGATGAAGATGGATGTGAGGGAGATACACTCGAGAAAACCTCAAATCTACAGGACTCGGATTTCTGATGAATTCAAGGAAGCTAAACGATTGATTCTCATTACATCAGATGTTTCAGCTCGCGGAATGAACTATCCTGATGTCACATTGGTCATTCAA GTTGGTCTTCCATCAGATAGAGAACAATATATACATCGTCTTGGAAGAACTGGACGGGAAGGCAAAGAAGGAGAAGGCATCCTTTTACTTGCACCTTGGGAGGATTACTTTCTGGATGACGTAAGAGATCTTCCCCTGGAGAAATGCTCTTCACCGCAATTAGATCCTGACGTGAATGTAAAG ATTGAAGCATGTCTGACAAAGATCGACCATGGCGTCAAAGAAGCTGCTTATCATGCTTGGCTGGGCTATTATAACTCCATCAGGGAAATAGGCAGAGACAAGACGACCCTTGCTGAGTTAGCCAACGAATTTTGCAAGTCAATAGGATTACAGAAGCCTCCTGCCCTCTTTAGAAAAACAGCGTTGAAGATGGGCTTAAAAGATGTTCCTGGCATTCGAATACAAAAATGA
- the LOC113707483 gene encoding probable DEAD-box ATP-dependent RNA helicase 48 isoform X4 produces the protein MHSSSIFLRRRPKPPPSLHHSLAFLRFMGGGPRTFPGGLNKWQWKRMHEKKAREKEKRLLDHEKQIYQARIRSEIRAKLSAASQKPNSVSHPDQPGPNYGPVSPQEHIKALADRFMKEGAEDLWNEADGPIRAPAPREMANKRVIGEPIDLRKLISRKSAFADNCSADESRNPKSLGDLSSTARKFSSGGALGSVGLGYNLTGYCGHGFLMNSNNWLISRRISSYTAGLMKGGLDLMCDHGSQISVNMDGLSRVRCYSVDTISNKGESFARNQRSKSKEGSDSKGSLVSSRGSGRVRWPRFHTNRNVINSSDDESDDDDYYKNDSDDEDKTAEDRRSWGNGRRNASSAALGKYDVKIKKKRVPLNALEQEDDLSQQVEMIRREVVKRSLEKQRGEGKSEEETIYSSKRFDEYDISPLTVKALNAAGYVQMTRVQEATLSTCLQGRHAKTGNDALVKARTGTGKSAAFLLPAIETVIKASSNSTNQRTTPVYVLILCPTRELASQIAAEATVLLKYHDGIGVQTLIGGTRFKVDQRRLESEPCQIIVATPGRLLDHIENKSGFSLRLMGLKMLILDEADHLLDLGFRKDMEKIVDCLPRKRQSLLFSATIPREVRRISLLVLKREHAYMDTVGYSLETHPKVIVFCTTAMMTSLMYALLREMKMDVREIHSRKPQIYRTRISDEFKEAKRLILITSDVSARGMNYPDVTLVIQVGLPSDREQYIHRLGRTGREGKEGEGILLLAPWEDYFLDDVRDLPLEKCSSPQLDPDVNVKIEACLTKIDHGVKEAAYHAWLGYYNSIREIGRDKTTLAELANEFCKSIGLQKPPALFRKTALKMGLKDVPGIRIQK, from the exons ATGCATTCCTCTTCCATTTTCCTTCGCAGGCGTCCAAAGCCCCCGCCATCTCTTCACCACAGCCTCGCTTTCCTCCGCTTCATGGGCGGAGGCCCCCGGACATTTCCCGGAGGATTAAACAAATGGCAGTGGAAGCGCATGCACGAGAAGAAGgccagagaaaaagaaaaacgccTCCTCGATCACGAAAAGCAAATTTACCAGGCCCGTATCCGTTCTGAAATCAGGGCTAAACTCTCTGCTGCTTCCCAGAAGCCCAATTCTGTTTCCCACCCGGATCAGCCCGGACCCAATTATGGCCCGGTATCGCCTCAAGAACATATTAAAGCTCTGGCTGATCGGTTCATGAAAGAAGGTGCTGAGGATTTGTGGAATGAAGCTGATGGCCCGATTAGAGCTCCGGCGCCTCGAGAAATGGCAAATAAGAGAGTTATTGGTGAGCCCATTGATTTACGGAAATTAATTTCGAGAAAATCTGCTTTTGCTGATAATTGTAGTGCTGATGAAAGTAGAAATCCGAAGTCTTTGGGTGATCTTTCTTCGACGGCTCGAAAGTTTTCGAGCGGTGGTGCTTTGGGTTCAGTGGGATTGGGATATAATTTAACGGGTTATTGTGGACATGGATTTTTGATGAACTCGAATAATTGGTTAATTAGTAGGCGCATTTCGAGTTACACAGCGGGATTGATGAAGGGGGGATTGGACCTAATGTGTGATCATGGAAGTCAGATTTCGGTGAATATGGATGGTTTGTCGAGAGTGAGGTGTTATTCTGTGGATACAATTAGTAACAAAGGAGAAAGTTTTGCTAGAAACCAGAGGTCAAAAAGCAAGGAAGGCTCAGATTCTAAGGGGAGTTTGGTTAGCTCTAGAGGTAGCGGGAGAGTGAGGTGGCCGAGATTTCACACCAACAGGAATGTGATAAATTCATCAGAtgatgaaagtgatgatgatgattattATAAAAATGATAGTGATGATGAGGATAAGACTGCTGAAGACAGGAGAAGTTGGGGTAATGGGAGGAGAAATGCAAGCAGTGCTGCATTAGGGAAGTATGATGTGAAGATAAAGAAGAAGCGAGTGCCCTTGAATGCTTTGGAACAAGAGGATGATTTGTCACAGCAGGTGGAGATGATTCGTAGGGAGGTTGTTAAGAGGAGTTTGGAGAAGCAGCGTGGAGAGGGAAAAAGTGAAGAGGAGACAATATATAGTTCCAAAAG GTTTGATGAGTATGACATCTCTCCTTTGACAGTCAAGGCACTCAATGCAGCGGGTTATGTGCAAATGACCAGGGTTCAGGAGGCTACACTTTCCACTTGCCTTCAAGGTAGGCATGCAAAAACAG GCAATGATGCTTTGGTTAAAGCTAGAACTGGAACTGGAAAAAGTGCTGCATTTTTG CTTCCTGCTATTGAAACAGTTATAAAGGCGTCAAGCAACAGCACGAACCAACGGACCACTCCAGTATACGTTCTCATTCTCTGTCCAACACGAGAACTTGCAAGCCAAATAGCTGCAGAAGCTACTGTACTGCTGAAGTACCATGATGGCATTGGCGTGCAGACACTAATTGGAGGAACACGCTTTAAAGTTGATCAGAGACGCTTGGAGTCAGAGCCATGTCAG ATTATAGTTGCAACTCCTGGCAGATTGTTGGATCATATAGAGAACAAGTCTGGATTCTCTTTGCGCTTAATGGGATTGAAGATGCTTATCCTTGATGAAGCAGACCATTTGTTGGACCTTGGTTTCAGGAAAGACATGGAGAAAATCGTGGATTGTTTACCTCGAAAGAGACAGTCTTTACTGTTTTCAGCCACAATTCCGAGGGAG GTTCGTCGAATATCACTTCTTGTTTTAAAAAGAGAACATGCATACATGGATACAGTCGGCTATAGCTTGGAAACACATCCCAAG GTTATTGTTTTCTGTACAACAGCAATGATGACATCCCTCATGTATGCACTTTTAAGAGAGATGAAGATGGATGTGAGGGAGATACACTCGAGAAAACCTCAAATCTACAGGACTCGGATTTCTGATGAATTCAAGGAAGCTAAACGATTGATTCTCATTACATCAGATGTTTCAGCTCGCGGAATGAACTATCCTGATGTCACATTGGTCATTCAA GTTGGTCTTCCATCAGATAGAGAACAATATATACATCGTCTTGGAAGAACTGGACGGGAAGGCAAAGAAGGAGAAGGCATCCTTTTACTTGCACCTTGGGAGGATTACTTTCTGGATGACGTAAGAGATCTTCCCCTGGAGAAATGCTCTTCACCGCAATTAGATCCTGACGTGAATGTAAAG ATTGAAGCATGTCTGACAAAGATCGACCATGGCGTCAAAGAAGCTGCTTATCATGCTTGGCTGGGCTATTATAACTCCATCAGGGAAATAGGCAGAGACAAGACGACCCTTGCTGAGTTAGCCAACGAATTTTGCAAGTCAATAGGATTACAGAAGCCTCCTGCCCTCTTTAGAAAAACAGCGTTGAAGATGGGCTTAAAAGATGTTCCTGGCATTCGAATACAAAAATGA
- the LOC113707483 gene encoding probable DEAD-box ATP-dependent RNA helicase 48 isoform X2, whose protein sequence is MHSSSIFLRRRPKPPPSLHHSLAFLRFMGGGPRTFPGGLNKWQWKRMHEKKAREKEKRLLDHEKQIYQARIRSEIRAKLSAASQKPNSVSHPDQPGPNYGPVSPQEHIKALADRFMKEGAEDLWNEADGPIRAPAPREMANKRVIGEPIDLRKLISRKSAFADNCSADESRNPKSLGDLSSTARKFSSGGALGSVGLGYNLTGYCGHGFLMNSNNWLISRRISSYTAGLMKGGLDLMCDHGSQISVNMDGLSRVRCYSVDTISNKGESFARNQRSKSKEGSDSKGSLVSSRGSGRVRWPRFHTNRNVINSSDDESDDDDYYKNDSDDEDKTAEDRRSWGNGRRNASSAALGKYDVKIKKKRVPLNALEQEDDLSQQVEMIRREVVKRSLEKQRGEGKSEEETIYSSKRFDEYDISPLTVKALNAAGYVQMTRVQEATLSTCLQGNDALVKARTGTGKSAAFLLPAIETVIKASSNSTNQRTTPVYVLILCPTRELASQIAAEATVLLKYHDGIGVQTLIGGTRFKVDQRRLESEPCQIIVATPGRLLDHIENKSGFSLRLMGLKMLILDEADHLLDLGFRKDMEKIVDCLPRKRQSLLFSATIPREVRRISLLVLKREHAYMDTVGYSLETHPKVKQSYLVAPHEQHLEIVYNLMQGHISNVPDYKVIVFCTTAMMTSLMYALLREMKMDVREIHSRKPQIYRTRISDEFKEAKRLILITSDVSARGMNYPDVTLVIQVGLPSDREQYIHRLGRTGREGKEGEGILLLAPWEDYFLDDVRDLPLEKCSSPQLDPDVNVKIEACLTKIDHGVKEAAYHAWLGYYNSIREIGRDKTTLAELANEFCKSIGLQKPPALFRKTALKMGLKDVPGIRIQK, encoded by the exons ATGCATTCCTCTTCCATTTTCCTTCGCAGGCGTCCAAAGCCCCCGCCATCTCTTCACCACAGCCTCGCTTTCCTCCGCTTCATGGGCGGAGGCCCCCGGACATTTCCCGGAGGATTAAACAAATGGCAGTGGAAGCGCATGCACGAGAAGAAGgccagagaaaaagaaaaacgccTCCTCGATCACGAAAAGCAAATTTACCAGGCCCGTATCCGTTCTGAAATCAGGGCTAAACTCTCTGCTGCTTCCCAGAAGCCCAATTCTGTTTCCCACCCGGATCAGCCCGGACCCAATTATGGCCCGGTATCGCCTCAAGAACATATTAAAGCTCTGGCTGATCGGTTCATGAAAGAAGGTGCTGAGGATTTGTGGAATGAAGCTGATGGCCCGATTAGAGCTCCGGCGCCTCGAGAAATGGCAAATAAGAGAGTTATTGGTGAGCCCATTGATTTACGGAAATTAATTTCGAGAAAATCTGCTTTTGCTGATAATTGTAGTGCTGATGAAAGTAGAAATCCGAAGTCTTTGGGTGATCTTTCTTCGACGGCTCGAAAGTTTTCGAGCGGTGGTGCTTTGGGTTCAGTGGGATTGGGATATAATTTAACGGGTTATTGTGGACATGGATTTTTGATGAACTCGAATAATTGGTTAATTAGTAGGCGCATTTCGAGTTACACAGCGGGATTGATGAAGGGGGGATTGGACCTAATGTGTGATCATGGAAGTCAGATTTCGGTGAATATGGATGGTTTGTCGAGAGTGAGGTGTTATTCTGTGGATACAATTAGTAACAAAGGAGAAAGTTTTGCTAGAAACCAGAGGTCAAAAAGCAAGGAAGGCTCAGATTCTAAGGGGAGTTTGGTTAGCTCTAGAGGTAGCGGGAGAGTGAGGTGGCCGAGATTTCACACCAACAGGAATGTGATAAATTCATCAGAtgatgaaagtgatgatgatgattattATAAAAATGATAGTGATGATGAGGATAAGACTGCTGAAGACAGGAGAAGTTGGGGTAATGGGAGGAGAAATGCAAGCAGTGCTGCATTAGGGAAGTATGATGTGAAGATAAAGAAGAAGCGAGTGCCCTTGAATGCTTTGGAACAAGAGGATGATTTGTCACAGCAGGTGGAGATGATTCGTAGGGAGGTTGTTAAGAGGAGTTTGGAGAAGCAGCGTGGAGAGGGAAAAAGTGAAGAGGAGACAATATATAGTTCCAAAAG GTTTGATGAGTATGACATCTCTCCTTTGACAGTCAAGGCACTCAATGCAGCGGGTTATGTGCAAATGACCAGGGTTCAGGAGGCTACACTTTCCACTTGCCTTCAAG GCAATGATGCTTTGGTTAAAGCTAGAACTGGAACTGGAAAAAGTGCTGCATTTTTG CTTCCTGCTATTGAAACAGTTATAAAGGCGTCAAGCAACAGCACGAACCAACGGACCACTCCAGTATACGTTCTCATTCTCTGTCCAACACGAGAACTTGCAAGCCAAATAGCTGCAGAAGCTACTGTACTGCTGAAGTACCATGATGGCATTGGCGTGCAGACACTAATTGGAGGAACACGCTTTAAAGTTGATCAGAGACGCTTGGAGTCAGAGCCATGTCAG ATTATAGTTGCAACTCCTGGCAGATTGTTGGATCATATAGAGAACAAGTCTGGATTCTCTTTGCGCTTAATGGGATTGAAGATGCTTATCCTTGATGAAGCAGACCATTTGTTGGACCTTGGTTTCAGGAAAGACATGGAGAAAATCGTGGATTGTTTACCTCGAAAGAGACAGTCTTTACTGTTTTCAGCCACAATTCCGAGGGAG GTTCGTCGAATATCACTTCTTGTTTTAAAAAGAGAACATGCATACATGGATACAGTCGGCTATAGCTTGGAAACACATCCCAAG GTAAAGCAATCTTATCTTGTTGCACCACATGAACAGCATCTCGAAATTGTATACAATCTTATGCAGGGACACATCTCCAATGTGCCTGATTATAAG GTTATTGTTTTCTGTACAACAGCAATGATGACATCCCTCATGTATGCACTTTTAAGAGAGATGAAGATGGATGTGAGGGAGATACACTCGAGAAAACCTCAAATCTACAGGACTCGGATTTCTGATGAATTCAAGGAAGCTAAACGATTGATTCTCATTACATCAGATGTTTCAGCTCGCGGAATGAACTATCCTGATGTCACATTGGTCATTCAA GTTGGTCTTCCATCAGATAGAGAACAATATATACATCGTCTTGGAAGAACTGGACGGGAAGGCAAAGAAGGAGAAGGCATCCTTTTACTTGCACCTTGGGAGGATTACTTTCTGGATGACGTAAGAGATCTTCCCCTGGAGAAATGCTCTTCACCGCAATTAGATCCTGACGTGAATGTAAAG ATTGAAGCATGTCTGACAAAGATCGACCATGGCGTCAAAGAAGCTGCTTATCATGCTTGGCTGGGCTATTATAACTCCATCAGGGAAATAGGCAGAGACAAGACGACCCTTGCTGAGTTAGCCAACGAATTTTGCAAGTCAATAGGATTACAGAAGCCTCCTGCCCTCTTTAGAAAAACAGCGTTGAAGATGGGCTTAAAAGATGTTCCTGGCATTCGAATACAAAAATGA
- the LOC113707483 gene encoding probable DEAD-box ATP-dependent RNA helicase 48 isoform X1, protein MHSSSIFLRRRPKPPPSLHHSLAFLRFMGGGPRTFPGGLNKWQWKRMHEKKAREKEKRLLDHEKQIYQARIRSEIRAKLSAASQKPNSVSHPDQPGPNYGPVSPQEHIKALADRFMKEGAEDLWNEADGPIRAPAPREMANKRVIGEPIDLRKLISRKSAFADNCSADESRNPKSLGDLSSTARKFSSGGALGSVGLGYNLTGYCGHGFLMNSNNWLISRRISSYTAGLMKGGLDLMCDHGSQISVNMDGLSRVRCYSVDTISNKGESFARNQRSKSKEGSDSKGSLVSSRGSGRVRWPRFHTNRNVINSSDDESDDDDYYKNDSDDEDKTAEDRRSWGNGRRNASSAALGKYDVKIKKKRVPLNALEQEDDLSQQVEMIRREVVKRSLEKQRGEGKSEEETIYSSKRFDEYDISPLTVKALNAAGYVQMTRVQEATLSTCLQGRHAKTGNDALVKARTGTGKSAAFLLPAIETVIKASSNSTNQRTTPVYVLILCPTRELASQIAAEATVLLKYHDGIGVQTLIGGTRFKVDQRRLESEPCQIIVATPGRLLDHIENKSGFSLRLMGLKMLILDEADHLLDLGFRKDMEKIVDCLPRKRQSLLFSATIPREVRRISLLVLKREHAYMDTVGYSLETHPKVKQSYLVAPHEQHLEIVYNLMQGHISNVPDYKVIVFCTTAMMTSLMYALLREMKMDVREIHSRKPQIYRTRISDEFKEAKRLILITSDVSARGMNYPDVTLVIQVGLPSDREQYIHRLGRTGREGKEGEGILLLAPWEDYFLDDVRDLPLEKCSSPQLDPDVNVKIEACLTKIDHGVKEAAYHAWLGYYNSIREIGRDKTTLAELANEFCKSIGLQKPPALFRKTALKMGLKDVPGIRIQK, encoded by the exons ATGCATTCCTCTTCCATTTTCCTTCGCAGGCGTCCAAAGCCCCCGCCATCTCTTCACCACAGCCTCGCTTTCCTCCGCTTCATGGGCGGAGGCCCCCGGACATTTCCCGGAGGATTAAACAAATGGCAGTGGAAGCGCATGCACGAGAAGAAGgccagagaaaaagaaaaacgccTCCTCGATCACGAAAAGCAAATTTACCAGGCCCGTATCCGTTCTGAAATCAGGGCTAAACTCTCTGCTGCTTCCCAGAAGCCCAATTCTGTTTCCCACCCGGATCAGCCCGGACCCAATTATGGCCCGGTATCGCCTCAAGAACATATTAAAGCTCTGGCTGATCGGTTCATGAAAGAAGGTGCTGAGGATTTGTGGAATGAAGCTGATGGCCCGATTAGAGCTCCGGCGCCTCGAGAAATGGCAAATAAGAGAGTTATTGGTGAGCCCATTGATTTACGGAAATTAATTTCGAGAAAATCTGCTTTTGCTGATAATTGTAGTGCTGATGAAAGTAGAAATCCGAAGTCTTTGGGTGATCTTTCTTCGACGGCTCGAAAGTTTTCGAGCGGTGGTGCTTTGGGTTCAGTGGGATTGGGATATAATTTAACGGGTTATTGTGGACATGGATTTTTGATGAACTCGAATAATTGGTTAATTAGTAGGCGCATTTCGAGTTACACAGCGGGATTGATGAAGGGGGGATTGGACCTAATGTGTGATCATGGAAGTCAGATTTCGGTGAATATGGATGGTTTGTCGAGAGTGAGGTGTTATTCTGTGGATACAATTAGTAACAAAGGAGAAAGTTTTGCTAGAAACCAGAGGTCAAAAAGCAAGGAAGGCTCAGATTCTAAGGGGAGTTTGGTTAGCTCTAGAGGTAGCGGGAGAGTGAGGTGGCCGAGATTTCACACCAACAGGAATGTGATAAATTCATCAGAtgatgaaagtgatgatgatgattattATAAAAATGATAGTGATGATGAGGATAAGACTGCTGAAGACAGGAGAAGTTGGGGTAATGGGAGGAGAAATGCAAGCAGTGCTGCATTAGGGAAGTATGATGTGAAGATAAAGAAGAAGCGAGTGCCCTTGAATGCTTTGGAACAAGAGGATGATTTGTCACAGCAGGTGGAGATGATTCGTAGGGAGGTTGTTAAGAGGAGTTTGGAGAAGCAGCGTGGAGAGGGAAAAAGTGAAGAGGAGACAATATATAGTTCCAAAAG GTTTGATGAGTATGACATCTCTCCTTTGACAGTCAAGGCACTCAATGCAGCGGGTTATGTGCAAATGACCAGGGTTCAGGAGGCTACACTTTCCACTTGCCTTCAAGGTAGGCATGCAAAAACAG GCAATGATGCTTTGGTTAAAGCTAGAACTGGAACTGGAAAAAGTGCTGCATTTTTG CTTCCTGCTATTGAAACAGTTATAAAGGCGTCAAGCAACAGCACGAACCAACGGACCACTCCAGTATACGTTCTCATTCTCTGTCCAACACGAGAACTTGCAAGCCAAATAGCTGCAGAAGCTACTGTACTGCTGAAGTACCATGATGGCATTGGCGTGCAGACACTAATTGGAGGAACACGCTTTAAAGTTGATCAGAGACGCTTGGAGTCAGAGCCATGTCAG ATTATAGTTGCAACTCCTGGCAGATTGTTGGATCATATAGAGAACAAGTCTGGATTCTCTTTGCGCTTAATGGGATTGAAGATGCTTATCCTTGATGAAGCAGACCATTTGTTGGACCTTGGTTTCAGGAAAGACATGGAGAAAATCGTGGATTGTTTACCTCGAAAGAGACAGTCTTTACTGTTTTCAGCCACAATTCCGAGGGAG GTTCGTCGAATATCACTTCTTGTTTTAAAAAGAGAACATGCATACATGGATACAGTCGGCTATAGCTTGGAAACACATCCCAAG GTAAAGCAATCTTATCTTGTTGCACCACATGAACAGCATCTCGAAATTGTATACAATCTTATGCAGGGACACATCTCCAATGTGCCTGATTATAAG GTTATTGTTTTCTGTACAACAGCAATGATGACATCCCTCATGTATGCACTTTTAAGAGAGATGAAGATGGATGTGAGGGAGATACACTCGAGAAAACCTCAAATCTACAGGACTCGGATTTCTGATGAATTCAAGGAAGCTAAACGATTGATTCTCATTACATCAGATGTTTCAGCTCGCGGAATGAACTATCCTGATGTCACATTGGTCATTCAA GTTGGTCTTCCATCAGATAGAGAACAATATATACATCGTCTTGGAAGAACTGGACGGGAAGGCAAAGAAGGAGAAGGCATCCTTTTACTTGCACCTTGGGAGGATTACTTTCTGGATGACGTAAGAGATCTTCCCCTGGAGAAATGCTCTTCACCGCAATTAGATCCTGACGTGAATGTAAAG ATTGAAGCATGTCTGACAAAGATCGACCATGGCGTCAAAGAAGCTGCTTATCATGCTTGGCTGGGCTATTATAACTCCATCAGGGAAATAGGCAGAGACAAGACGACCCTTGCTGAGTTAGCCAACGAATTTTGCAAGTCAATAGGATTACAGAAGCCTCCTGCCCTCTTTAGAAAAACAGCGTTGAAGATGGGCTTAAAAGATGTTCCTGGCATTCGAATACAAAAATGA